The genomic DNA gctggaatattttatttttaaattaagagaaaaaagtcagaatttcataaaaagacatgaaatataataaaaagttaaaatcataATTCCTTTTAAGTTGAGCATCTTGTTCTTCatcttttaacaaattaattttaaagtttgaatcataaaaatatttacatgaactGAGCTCACAGCAGATTTTTGacctttaaagttttaaacatttaactgcttatttattctgctaatatttctTTACTCTCTTTATTAAACTGCAACGCTGCCTAAGAGAACGGacgactgaaataaaaatatttactgtgacTGGACctggtgttttatttggaaCCCATAAAGCCCCCCCTGGTTGTGACTGGTTCTGGGCGGGTCTCCTACCGGGTCGGACCTCCACGGTTCCCCGGTCTGAGCTGCTCTGTCCTTTGCTGTCGGTCACCTGAAGCGTGAAGCTGTACTTCCCCTCCACCAGGTTCCCCAGGAACAGCACCGCCTGGTGGTCGGAGTTGTTCAGGACGTCCTGGAAGACAAAACCACCACCATGAGGAAAcggtaccagaaccagaacctggacacGGCAGGTGGTGCAGAACGTCTCACCCCTGCCGCCGGGCTGCTGTCGTCTCGGCTCCACAGGAAGCTCAGGCCACCTTTATCATCCGAGGAGCGCGACCCGTCCAGGGCAGCGGTTCTGACCGGCAGGGAGACGGGCGGGCTGGACAGGACCCAGGCCACAGGAGGCCGGTCCTTTTCTGGGGGGTGACAGGGACAGACAGTCACTGCAGGCCTCCTGATTGGCTCTGTGACCCGGTCCAGAACGGCCCACTGACCTTCTCTGACGATGACCTTCACCGTGTCGCTGCTCTGCAGCTTCCTGTCGTCCGTCACTGTCAGTGTGAATTGGTACTCCCCGACCTCCAGGCCCGTTACCGTGGCAACAGCTTTGTCTGCATTGTTGATCTTCACGCCGTCCGGACCGCTGGAGGAGCAGAAAGGGGTCCGTTTTTAAATCAGGCCGAGTCCAGTGCatcttcagaaccagaaccagaaccagaacccacctGGTCTTGGTCCAGTGGTAGGAGGCGATCTTCTGGTCGTCGCTGCTCTTTCTGCCGTCCAGCGTGGTTTCATCCACCGGCAGTGTCAGCTCCTTCTCCGGCCCAGCGTCCGCCACCGGAGGCTGGTTGTTCTCTGCagcagaacccagcagaaccaTTAGAACCCAGCAGAACCATTAGAACCCAGCAGAAATACCAGAACCAGTTTAAAATGTctagtttttcttcctttgtccAAATGTTTAAGAACTAaagagtgtgaatactttctgcagtgttttttgGCAGATCGACCAACAggaaggttctggttctatgAAACATACGGAGGCAGTTCTGACCCGGTTGCACGATGACGGTGACCTTGGATGTGTCCTGCTGTCCTGCCGAGTCCGTCACCGTCAGCTGGAAGGTGTAGTCTCCCTCCTGCATGGCCGACAGCTGCAGGATGGGCGTCCGGACGCCCTGGAAACCACAGGACATGGTGAGGCCGGTGCACCGGGACCGACCCATACCGACCCGGCGGCGCTGCAGAACCTCACCTGCATCTCCACCACCTTGTCCTTGCTCTCCGGGCTCAGCGACCATTCGTAGCTCAGGTTGTCGTGGTCGTCTGTGCTCTGGTTGCCGTACAGCGTGATGGAGTTCCTCGGCAGCTGGATGGCCTGGAGAGAGACACACAGCCCGTTGGGATTGGCACCGCCTGCGGCCCGGTTCTACGGCCCGGTTCTACGGCCTGGTTCTACGGCCCGGTTCTGCGGCACACCGTTGTGGCCAAAATTAAGACTGCTGTTCACCCAGTAGAGGCTGCTGCCTTGTTCCAGAAGGTTTTATCCAAAGTTAGCTACTAATCTGATTAATGATTGACCAACACCAGTAATTGGGTGGGAGAAGactagctaacgttagcttggAGAGGCTAACAAGTATCATAGCTAGGTTGGTAATCCAATGGGTTGCCTTTTCCTCTACTATCCATTAGCATATATATGCTAGTGTTAGCATTAGAGAGGTTGGGGTTTAAACTGGATAGGCTAGTGCTAAGCTATCCAATGCTAGTTGCCATATAGGCTAGCAACTAGCATATCTAGGCTAACTCCATTGAATTGCCTACTTCTTCTGTCCATTAGCACAGATAGCATTAGCAAACATTAGCATTGAATAAGCTGGTGTTTAAATTGTACAGGCAACTACAAGTGTATACACGGCTAACATTAGCCATGGATAGGCTAACATCTAGCATGCTTTGGCTGGTCACCCGAGCACTGAAGTTTTTAACCTAGAGCTAATTAAAGGGTATAACATTAGGTGCTTTAGCCATTTAGCCAGCATGTTTACGCTTAGCGCCGCTTTGGAttacagtaaacaaaaatacaatccATCTGGAGCATGGTGCCTACTGGTACCTTATGCTAACCATTTATCTTGAAAATTTTTTCTATATCAGGCTAGACATGCTAGTTGTTAGCCTATCCATTGCTAACACAAGCCTACCCAGTGTTAATGGtagtttttcaaatatattattattaatagtaGCCTAtccaatgctaatgctaactgaACTAATGGTAACACCAGCATatctaatgctaatgctagcctaTCCATTATATGGACAGCAGAGGAAGTAGGATGACCAGCCTAAGCATAAGCTTCTCCAAAGCTATTGCTAGCTATTACTCTCCTGCTCAGCTAGTGATGACGGCCAATCATTAATCAGGTCAGTAGCTAGCGTCAGAGCAGAAGTAGCCTCCTGGGAACAAAGAAGTACTCCCCGCTGGGTGGAGAATAGTCCAAGTTTTGGCACTGTTGGCGCGCCATACAGTCCAGAACCAACAGGAAAAGGTTTCTGACCTGGTTTGGGCCGGCGTTGGCTACAGGCTTGTAGTCTGTGGCTTTGTTGACGGACAGGTTGGCCTGGGTCGAGTCCGTGGCGCCGTCCGAATCCGTGACGGTCAGACTGGAGCAAGAGGAAAACTCATTCACAATTTTTCACTCAGAGAAAAGTTCTGGTTCGCAGCTTTACCCTCCTGGACACAGTCAGtgtttggaccagaacctcagcagaaccggCCGGGTTCCTCCACCCGCACCTGAACGTGTAGTTCCCAGGAACCAGGTTGGTGAGGGTGAGGATGGGCGTGTTGGCAGAGACCTTCTCCTCCCTCAGGGGACCTTTGACCTCCTCCCAGTGCCAGGTCACGACCTTGTCATCGTCGGTGCTCTCTGCGcaggggaagaggaggaggaggaaggtttGGGTCAGCGCCGTGGCGGCTGGCAGCGTTTGAGTTGAGTGAAATCCACTCACGGCTGCCGTCGATCACCGTGGAGCTGGTCGGCAGGGAGATCTCCTGGTACTTGGGGGAAACCATGGCGACCGGGGGTTTGTTTACGCGCGGCTCTGCCAGGCGGAAAATGAGGCGTTAAGTGGATcactgagcagaaccagaaccggtcaAACACATTCATGCGACCTCATCTACTCATTTATCAACTGTTTGTGGCcctttaaatgattttgttcGGCTTAagaccaaattttaaaaagtaacaatttgtccaacagaacagaaaacaactgatgacctaaaaaggttttaataagGCAGGTGTAGTTCTGTTTGGGTCAATGATGCACATTTCATAAACACTTACTTCATTGATGAGCAGCTAAGATCAAAagaattttatgaaaattttgcattttcaataaataaataaatataaattgtcATATAAATGAATGTATATTTCTTCTTTCAAGCAGCTGCTCCTCTAACTTATTTTACCCTCCAGGTCCGTCCACCACTATGAagtttttctgtgtctctgctgaTTGGTTCTGCAGAGCGGGTcggacctccagaaccttcagctTTCTGACATTCCTCCATCGCTCCTCGTTTCTTCAGTCACCAGGGAATCGGGACGTTGATAAAAATGATTCATGGGTTTAAAACCGGCTCCAGGTGAGTTCAGGCCTGAGcagaacctgaacagaacctgagcagaacctgagcagaacctgaacagaacctgtCTCCCGTCTCACCTGGTCTGACGGTGACGTTGACGTAGCCCCGCCCACGAGCGCCGTCCCCGTCCATCACCGTCACCTCAAACTCGTACAGGCCCACTGTTAGCTGGAGGGTGGGAGAGGAGGTCAgacaggaccagaaccagaactaggACCTGAACCaagttcagaaccagaaccagcacctTGCTGAGCTTCAGTGTTTGTCCCTTCTTTCCCTTctttccctccatctctccgTTGTAATTTCTGGGATGCGTAGTCAGTCGCCATTCGAAGGTGTAGCTACTTCCTGCAGAGAACCAGACGTGGAGCATCATGGAGGGAAGCTCCGCCCCTCTCCATGATGCCCCGCCTCCAGGTGAGACCTTACCTGCCACGCTCCGGCCGAAACCACCAACTCCCTGACTGCTGGAGGAGAGCAGGACCAGTGAGCTGCACGGGGCGTTCACTGTCGCTCAGGAAACGGGCGCCGAGGAAACGGGCGCAGGAAACGGGCGCCGCTCGCCAGGAAACGGGCGCTTCGCTGTCCGCCAGGAAACGGGCGCCGCTGAGACTCAGGAACGGCGCCGCTGCTTCGCTGTCGCCAGGAAACGGGCGCTGCCGCTGAGACTTCAGGAACGGGCGCCGCGTCGCTGCCGCCAGGAAACGGGCGCCGCGTTCGCTGTCGCTCAGGAAACGGGCGCCGCGTTCGCTGAGACTCAGGAAACGGGCGCCGCGTTCGCCGTCGCTCAGGAAACGGGCGCCGCGTTCGCCGTCGCTCAGGAAACGGGCGCCGCGTTCGCTGAGACTCAGGAAACGGGCGCCGCGTTCGCTGTCGCTCAGGAAACGGGCGCCGCGTTCGCTGAGACTCAGGAAACGGGCGCACCTTGCTGCCGCCAGGAAACGGGCGCTTCTTTCGCTGTCGCCAGGAAACGGGCGCGTCATTGCCCGCCAGGAAACGGGCGCTGCTTCGCTGCCGCCAGGAATCATGGGCGCCGCCGCGCATCGCCAGGAACGGGCGCCGCTTCGCTGAGACTCAGGAAACGGGCACCGCGTTCGCTGTCGCTCAGGAAACGGGCGCCGCGTTCGCTGAGACTCAGGAAACGGGCGCCGCGTTCGCCGTCGCTCAGGAAACGGGCGCCGCGTTCGCTGTCGCTCAGGAAACGGGCGCCGCGTTCGCCGTCGCTCAGGAAACGGGCGCCGCGTTCGCCGTCGCTCAGGAAACGGGCGCCGCGTTCGCCGTCGCTCAGGAAACGGGCGCCGCGTTCGCTGAGACTCAGAAACCACGGCTCCACAGCGGTTTacgagaaagaaaaaaaaaaaaaagatgttgtttcacaacaaaaacatttgaaagttacggctaaaataaaccaacacaagACGCCCAACATTCCTGATTTTAACTATTTATCatgttttgtgttgcagttCTCATGAAATTACTATATTATTCACTTGAATCTCCCAAACGGTAAATGTAATTATTGATGGATTAATGGCTAcatgtttgtgctgcagcagatgaTGCCGCTGCAGCATCGGTTGGCTCCATGAATCTGTGAGATGGAGGAGTTTGTTCCGACTGCAGCTGATCGTTTCTGGTTTGCAGATATTTGCTCAGCTCACAGGAACTGATAACTCAGTTCTTCCTGTTTGCGCCGCGCCGCATTCCAGCTGTTGACACTAAAACGCCTCCGGATCTGGGAAAACTGCAGCTGACCTCCGGCGGGGGGGCAAAGTCCACGCTCCCACCTGCAGGTCATGTGACGCCTCTGCTGCCTCTCACCTGCGGGGGGCGGAGCCACAGTCGTGTCGTTGAAGGCCTCGGTGGGATCGACGGTGGCGTTCTGCGGCAGCGGAACGGGAACGCCGTCTGAGCTGCCATTGGCCGGCAGGTTGAGGTTCTGGTGGGCGGTCGGCAGCAGACTGGAGCTGCTGGGAGCTGTGGAATCTGTGGGAGCTGTGGGAGCGGCGTGCAGCGTCTCCTGCGCACACAGATTCATGAAGGAAacgaatcagaaccagaacagaaccggaATCTGCTGCGGGAGCGTTGTTCTATGGCGTTACCATGGTGACGAGGTCGCGTCTTCCTGCATGTCGAGGATTCCTGCGCCTCATCCTGACCGGATCCTGCAGGAGGAAAtaaatctggatgtttttgggTTTCAGTGATGTCATCGCGCccatggcggccatcttgacAATCATGTTCTCTTATTTACACTTTGAATTCAGGTGGAATATTAGAGCCAGTTCagaaattttaagtttaattacaagaaaaaagtcacGACTGAACTTGAATAAaatagtattaaaaaaaaaaatctttatgagaaaaaaaaagtttttatgacttttgaaCATCTGGTGAAATTAAGACTTAAGAGTAACGGCGggataaaaagaaggaaaaaattgTAATGATTGGtgaataaagtacattttataaTAACGCcgacacaaaaatgaaaacttaaagTGACTAATGTTGAGCATCTGGAGaagttatattttcatattggtttaattaaatacttttgccacatctgcatcatttttttccctcccctccagggggtcttttgtggctctagtgtcccctatatgacagcaggctgacaggaaaaggggaagacatgcggcaaatgtcggccgggtcctggaatcgaacctgcgaccgccgcttcgaggactgaaggcctccaaatgtgggtggCGCTGTCCCCCACGTCACCACAGCATCATTGAATCTTTTTTGGAACAAAGAATCACAAACTGATATGGATGTTTAGAACTCTAGAAGCTTTTTTCTCATtagaactttttttctgttaaatttgctaatattctgacttttttcttataATCAAGCTAATTTTCTCCCGGCGATAAAACGAGCGCCACCTTggccagcagctgcagcagccccAGCGACTCTCGGTGAGGCTGCGGCAGCGCGGAGACGCCGCAGCCGTCCGTCCTGGAGCAGCCCAGCAGCACGCAGCGCCCCCCGACGCTCCACACGGCGCCGCAGCCCGGCCGCAGGCAGCACTTCTCCCAGCAGGTGGCGCCGCCTCGGCCGGACGCCAGCGGGAACCAGCCCAGGCTCAGGGTGCTGCTCCAGTGGATCCCCAGGACGCCGCCGGAGACCCGGCACAGGGCGGCCGCCTggcctggaggaggaggagtcaaAGGGTCAAAGGTCGCAATTCATGCCACACGCAGCAGAAGAATCCAGACAGAGAATCTAAATGACCTGAAAGTAACGCAGTAATGAAAGcagtcagtgaacgcatcacGTTCCACACGCAACACATCCGACTCCACGTCcagacagaaccgggtcagaactgaatcagaaccgggtcagaactgaatcagaaccgggtcagaactgaatcagaaccgggtcagaactgtctgttttattttgtttatgaattttttgtgtttcaaataaagttattgGGAAAACAAAGAGGCTGTGTCGAGAGGAAACGGAACTGCTGCGTtttcacccacttcaaaataagagcatgaacatAAACATTGATGATCCAAATTTACCAAACAGCCAATTAAATTAGCGCGttagaatttatctggaaacTTTAATAACGGTAAAGATAAACTTTAGTAATGACGCTAAAGTGCTAACACGCTAATTAGCTGCTAGCGTGTTAGCAGATGTTTGGTTTTAGTTCAGCTTAATCAGAAACCTTCGGTTCCGTCTCCTGGTGGGACAGATGCACTGAGGCCCAACTGGACTCGGACCCCACCTTTGactgctgttgccatggcaacgtgATGGGGTCATAGCTGAAGGCAACGCCACACAAAACCCTGCAGTTCGTCTGTCCGCCATGTTGGCTGGCTTACCTGTGGGCGGAGCCAGGAGCCACAGGcgggccagcagcagcaggtgaggccAGCAGGTGAGCAGGCCGCCGGACATTTTCCACCTGGTACCAGAACCTGCAG from Gambusia affinis linkage group LG14, SWU_Gaff_1.0, whole genome shotgun sequence includes the following:
- the kiaa0319l gene encoding dyslexia-associated protein KIAA0319-like protein — translated: MMLHVWFSAGSSYTFEWRLTTHPRNYNGEMEGKKGKKGQTLKLSKLTVGLYEFEVTVMDGDGARGRGYVNVTVRPEPRVNKPPVAMVSPKYQEISLPTSSTVIDGSQSTDDDKVVTWHWEEVKGPLREEKVSANTPILTLTNLVPGNYTFSLTVTDSDGATDSTQANLSVNKATDYKPVANAGPNQAIQLPRNSITLYGNQSTDDHDNLSYEWSLSPESKDKVVEMQGVRTPILQLSAMQEGDYTFQLTVTDSAGQQDTSKVTVIVQPENNQPPVADAGPEKELTLPVDETTLDGRKSSDDQKIASYHWTKTSGPDGVKINNADKAVATVTGLEVGEYQFTLTVTDDRKLQSSDTVKVIVREEKDRPPVAWVLSSPPVSLPVRTAALDGSRSSDDKGGLSFLWSRDDSSPAAGDVLNNSDHQAVLFLGNLVEGKYSFTLQVTDSKGQSSSDRGTVEVRPDPWQRDLVELVLEVSVSQVTQRQRDLLLRQVGVLLGVLDSDIIVREIGAFGEHSTRLVFLVSGGPGRPPLSGRSVTLSLRSKLRRQKNDFLIFKAQRIDTVVCQLNCSGHGECDSFTRKCVCRPFWMENFLRAQLGDAESNCEWSVLYATIASFLIVVAVATLIWAVVCCCNRRRSKVRRSKTRYKILEGEEQEVMELQPPRTMRLKPAPGPASSALMHSDSDLYSDEGQERGHLLRPQNGSLNNGQGPPRAKKPREELL